From one Suricata suricatta isolate VVHF042 chromosome 8, meerkat_22Aug2017_6uvM2_HiC, whole genome shotgun sequence genomic stretch:
- the PABPC4 gene encoding polyadenylate-binding protein 4 isoform X8, whose protein sequence is MNAAASSYPMASLYVGDLHSDVTEAMLYEKFSPAGPVLSIRVCRDMITRRSLGYAYVNFQQPADAERALDTMNFDVIKGKPIRIMWSQRDPSLRKSGVGNVFIKNLDKSIDNKALYDTFSAFGNILSCKVVCDENGSKGYAFVHFETQEAADKAIEKMNGMLLNDRKVFVGRFKSRKEREAELGAKAKEFTNVYIKNFGEEVDDESLKELFSQFGKTLSVKVMRDPSGKSKGFGFVSYEKHEDANKAVEEMNGKEISGKVIFVGRAQKKVERQAELKRKFEQLKQERISRYQGVNLYIKNLDDTIDDEKLRKEFSPFGSITSAKVFPQLCRP, encoded by the exons atgaACGCTGCGGCCAGCAGCTACCCCATGGCCTCCCTCTACGTGGGCGACCTGCACTCGGACGTCACCGAGGCCATGCTGTACGAAAAGTTCAGTCCTGCGGGGCCTGTGCTGTCCATCCGGGTCTGCCGCGATATGATCACCCGCCGCTCCCTGGGTTATGCCTACGTCAACTTCCAGCAGCCGGCTGACG CTGAGCGGGCCTTGGATACTATGAACTTTGATGTGATTAAGGGAAAGCCAATCCGTATCATGTGGTCTCAGAGGGACCCCTCTTTGAGAAAATCTGGTGTGGGGAATGTCTTCATCAAGAATCTGGACAAATCTATAGATAACAAGGCACTTTATGATACTTTTTCTGCTTTTGGAAACATTCTGTCTTGCAAG GTGGTGTGTGATGAGAACGGCTCTAAGGGTTATGCCTTTGTCCACTTCGAGACCCAAGAGGCTGCTGACAAGGCCATCGAGAAGATGAACGGCATGCTCCTCAATGACCGCAAAGT gtttgtggGCAGATTCAAGTCTCGAAAAGAGCGGGAAGCTGAGCTTGGAGCCAAAGCCAAGGAGTTCACCAATGTTTATATCAAAAACTTTGGGGAAGAGGTGGATGATGAGAGCCTGAAAGAGCTGTTTAGTCAGTTTG GTAAGACTCTAAGTGTCAAGGTGATGAGAGATCCCAGTGGGAAATCCAAAGGCTTTGGCTTTGTGAGTTACGAAAAACACGAGGATGCCAATAAG GCTGTGGAAGAGATGAACGGAAAAGAAATCAGTGGGAAAGTCATTTTTGTAGGCCGTGCACAGAAGAAAGTGGAACGGCAGGCCGAGTTAAAGCGGAAATTTGAACAGCTGAAGCAAGAGAGAATTAGTCGGTATCAG GGAGTGAATCTCTACATTAAGAACTTGGATGACACCATTGATGATGAGAAGTTAAGAAAAGAGTTTTCGCCTTTTGGATCTATCACCAGCGCTAAG